The following proteins are co-located in the Camelina sativa cultivar DH55 chromosome 12, Cs, whole genome shotgun sequence genome:
- the LOC104731924 gene encoding heat shock 70 kDa protein 17, whose product MGKMFSCLVVFLSLISLVPVPSESAVSSVDLGSEWVKVAVVNLKRGQSPISVAINEMSKRKSPGLVAFQSGDRLLGEEAAGITARYPNKVYSQLRDMVGKPFKHVKDFIDSVYLPFDIVEDSRGAVGIKIDDGSTVYSVEELLAMILGYASNLAEFHAKIPVKDMVVSVPPYFGQAERRGLIQASQLAGVNVLSLVNEHSGAALQYGIDKDFSNGSRHVIFYDMGSSSTYAALVYYSAYSEKEYGKTVSVNQFQVKDVRWDSGLGGQSMEMRLVEHFADEFNKQLGNGVDVRKFPKAMAKFKKQVKRTKEILSANTAAPISVESLHDDRDFRSTISREKFEELCKDLWERSLTPLKDVLKHSGLKMDDISAVELIGGATRVPKLQSTIQEFIGKQQLDKHLDADEAIVLGAALHAANLSDGIKLQRRLGIVDGSPYGFLVELEGPNVKKDESTKQQLVPRMKKLPSKMFRSFVLDKDFDVSLSYESEDILPPGTTSPVFAQYSVSGLADTSEKYSSRNLSAPIKANLHFSLSRSGILSLDRGDAVIEITEWVEVPKKNVTIDSNTTTATGNATDENSEENKEDLQTDAGNSTASNTTAEVNLGTEKKLKKRTFRIPLKVVEKTVGPGAPFTTESLAEAKIKLEALDKKDRERRRTAELKNNLESYIYATKEKLETPEFEKISTQEERKAFVEKLDEVQDWLYMDGEDANATEFQDRLDSLKAIGNPISFRSEELTARPVAVEYARKYENELKETTKEWEKNKTWLPKEKINEVSKEAEKVKSWLDKNVAEQEKTALSSKPVFTSTEVYAKVFTLQDKVTKVNKIPKPKPKIEKATKKENTTTKEEEQSKSSDSNSSSDEAAKDEL is encoded by the exons ATGGGGAAGATGTTTAGTTGTTTAGTGGTGTTCTTGTCATTGATCTCTTTAGTCCCCGTTCCATCGGAGTCCGCTGTTTCTAGTGTAGATCTAGGTTCGGAATGGGTTAAAGTTGCCGTAGTTAATCTGAAACGAGGACAGAGTCCAATCTCTGTAGCCATTAACGAGATGTCAAAGAGGAAATCCCCAGGTCTAGTTGCATTTCAATCTGGTGACCGGTTACTAGGCGAGGAAGCTGCGGGTATAACGGCTCGTTATCCGAATAAAGTGTATTCACAGCTGAGGGATATGGTGGGAAAACCTTTCAAACATGTTAAGGATTTCATCGATTCTGTCTACTTGCCGTTTGATATTGTTGAAGATTCTAGAGGTGCAGTTGGTATTAAGATCGATGACGGTTCGACTGTTTACTCAGTTGAGGAGTTGTTGGCTATGATCTTGGGTTATGCCTCAAATCTAGCTGAGTTCCATGCTAAAATCCCAGTTAAGGATATGGTTGTTTCAGTTCCACCTTACTTTGGTCAGGCTGAGAGACGTGGTTTGATTCAGGCTTCTCAGTTGGCTGGGGTTAATGTTCTCTCCTTGGTTAATGAGCATTCTGGTGCCGCTTTGCAATATGGGATTGATAAGGATTTCTCTAATGGGTCGAGACATGTCATATTTTATGACATGGGTTCAAGTAGTACTTACGCAGCCCTTGTCTATTACTCTGCTTACAGTGAGAAGGAATATGGCAAGACTGTTTCTGTCAACCAATTTCAG GTCAAGGATGTTAGATGGGACTCGGGACTTGGAGGACAGAGTATGGAGATGCGTTTGGTAGAGCACTTTGCAGATGAGTTTAATAAACAGCTCGGTAATGGCGTTGATGTGAGGAAGTTCCCCAAAGCAATGGCTAAATTTAAAAAGCAAGTTAAACGTACAAAGGAAATTTTGAGTGCAAACACTGCGGCTCCAATATCTGTTGAATCTCTTCATGATGATCGTGACTTCAG GAGCACAATTTCCCGTGAGAAGTTTGAGGAACTATGTAAAGATCTGTGGGAGAGATCTCTTACACCTTTAAAAGATGTGCTCAAGCATTCAGGTTTGAAGATGGATGATATATCTGCAGTGGAACTGATAGGAGGAGCTACTAGAGTTCCCAAGCTACAG AGCACAATCCAGGAATTTATTGGGAAACAACAGTTAGACAAACATCTGGATGCTGATGAAGCTATTGTCCTCGGTGCAGCACTACATGCTGCTAACTTGAGCGATGGAATTAAATTGCAACGTAGGCTAGGTATAGTTGATGGTTCCCCCTACGGGTTCCTAGTTGAGTTGGAAGGCCCTAATGTTAAGAAAGATGAGAGCACAAAGCAGCAACTCGTACCACGGATGAAAAAGCTACCCAGCAAG ATGTTCAGATCCTTTGTCCTTGACAAAGATTTTGATGTCTCACTTTCTTATGAGTCCGAGGATATTCTACCCCCAGGAACCACCTCCCCTGTGTTTGCGCAGTATTCTGTCTCTGGTTTGGCAGATACATCTGAGAA ATATTCTTCTCGGAATCTATCAGCACCTATCAAGGCAAATTTGCATTTCTCTCTAAGTAGAAGTGGGATTCTGAGTCTCGATCGAGGAGATGCTGTAATTGAAATCACAGAATGGGTAGAAGTTCCTAAGAAGAACGTGACCATTGATAGCAACACAACCACAGCAACAGGCAATGCCACTGATGAGAattcagaagaaaataaagaggaCCTACAAACTGATGCTGGAAACAGCACTGCTTCAAATACAACAGCAGAAGTTAACCTGGGCACAGaaaaaaagctgaagaagcGGACATTCAGGATTCCTCTGAAG GTAGTAGAGAAAACTGTTGGACCTGGAGCACCTTTTACGACAGAGTCTCTTGCCGAAGCTAAGATAAAATTAGAAGCCTTGGACAAGAAAGatagggaaagaagaagaacggcTGAGTTGAAAAACAATCttgaatcttatatatatgCTACTAAAGAGAAG CTAGAAACACCCGAGTTTGAAAAGATATCCACCCAAGAAGAGCGGAAGGCGTTTGTTGAGAAGCTTGATGAG GTGCAAGATTGGCTTTACATGGACGGCGAGGATGCTAATGCCACAGAGTTTCAGGACAGGCTTGACTCACTAAAAGCCATTGGCAATCCCATATCTTTCAG ATCAGAGGAGCTTACAGCACGACCGGTAGCAGTTGAATACGCTCGGAAATACGAAAACGAACTGAAAGAG ACTACAAAAGAGTGGGAGAAGAACAAAACTTGgcttccaaaagaaaaaatcaacgaG GTCTCAAAGGAAGCAGAGAAAGTAAAAAGCTGGCTGGATAAGAATGTGGCTGAGCAGGAAAA GACTGCTTTGTCGAGCAAACCGGTGTTCACGTCCACGGAAGTGTACGCCAAAGTATTTACTCTGCAGGACAAG GTGACAAAGGTGAATAAGATCCCAAAGCCAAAGCCAAAGATAGAGAAAGCAACCAAGAAGgagaacacaacaacaaaggaGGAGGAGCAATCAAAATCCTCAGATTCCAATTCTTCGTCCGATGAAGCTGCCAAAGACGAACTTtga
- the LOC104731925 gene encoding uncharacterized protein At1g04910-like: MGVVAEVWRSSVRLLSNSPQLNGGSHHHKSALWKWSGHPKRTVMWTWVCGFMLFSLGVISLLTGHVVSHLEWYSQQLSKHSVDMSRREPIDVWKSKYSKFFYGCSERGRNFPPAAQEHSSNGYLLIAASGGLNQQRTGITDAVVVARILNATLVVPELDHHSYWKDDSDFNDIFDVNWFISSLAKDVTIVKRVPDRVMRSMEKPPYTMRVPRKSTPEYYLDQVLPILLRRHVLQLTKFDYRLANDLDEDMQKLRCRGNYHALRFTKRIQSVGMKVVKRMRKMAKRFIAVHLRFEPDMLAFSGCDFGGGEKERAELAEIRKRWDTLPDLDPLEERKRGKCPLTPHEVGLMLRALGFANDTYIYVASGEIYGGEKTLRPLRELFPNFYTKEMLANDELKPLLPYSSRLAAIDYIVSDESDVFITNNNGNMAKILAGRRRYMGHKRTIRPNAKKLSALFMDREKMEWPTFAKKVKSCQRGFMGDPDEFKPGRGEFHEYPQSCICQRPFSYDKSSTDDEEEDIPEENHNSTSIRHEHLSSPDHERDEVFPD, translated from the exons ATGGGGGTAGTAGCTGAAGTGTGGAGGTCAAGCGTGAGGCTATTGTCGAACTCGCCTCAGCTTAACGGTGGCTCTCATCATCACAAGTCTGCGTTATGGAAGTGGTCTGGTCATCCCAAGAGAACCGTAATGTGGACATGGGTTTGTGGTTTCATGCTTTTCTCCTTAGGTGTCATCTCACTCTTAACCGGTCACGTTGTCTCTCACCTTGAGTGGTATTCTCAGCAATTGAGCAAACACAGCGTA gATATGAGCCGTCGAGAACCAATTGATGTATGGAAATCAAAATATTCCAAGTTCTTCTATGGATGCAGTGAGAGAGGAAGGAACTTCCCTC CTGCTGCCCAGGAGCACTCGTCTAATGGATATTTGCTTATTGCAGCTAGTGGAGGCCTTAACCAGCAAAGAACAGGA ATAACTGATGCAGTGGTTGTTGCACGGATTCTTAATGCTACTTTAGTTGTACCCGAGTTGGATCACCATTCTTATTGGAAAGATGACAG TGACTTCAATGACATTTTTGATGTTAACTGGTTCATATCTTCTCTCGCCAAAGATGTGACTATAGTAAAGAGAGTTCCTGACAGAGTCATGCGTTCGATGGAGAAACCTCCTTATACCATGCGTGTGCCTCGAAAGTCTACTCCTGAGTATTATCTTGACCAAGTATTGCCAATTCTCTTGAGGAGACAT GTTTTACAGTTGACAAAGTTTGACTACAGACTAGCAAATGATCTAGACGAAGACATGCAAAAGTTGCGCTGCAGGGGCAACTATCATGCTTTAAGATTTACAAAGCGGATACAGTCAGTCGGGATGAAAGTTGTCAAGAGGATGAGAAAGATGGCCAAACGTTTTATTGCTGTCCACTTGAG ATTTGAGCCTGACATGCTAGCCTTTTCTGGTTGTGACTTTGGTGGGGGTGAAAAAGAGCGAGCTGAGCTAGCAGAAATAAGAAAACGATGGGACACATTGCCT GATCTGGACCCTCTGGAGGAAAGAAAGCGTGGGAAATGCCCTCTTACACCTCATGAAGTGGGCTTAATGCTGCGTGCTCTTGGCTTTGCAAACGACACATATATCTATGTTGCATCTGGAGAAATATATGGTGGTGAAAAGACACTGAGACCACTGAGAGAGCTATTTCCAAACTTTTACACCAAGGAAATGCTTGCCAATGATGAGCTGAAGCCTCTTCTTCCCTATTCTTCACGCCTTGCTGCCATTGACTACATTGTTAGTGACGAAAGCGACGTCTTTATCACTAATAATAATGGAAATATGGCCAAGATTCTTGCAGGCCGAAG GAGGTACATGGGTCACAAGAGGACCATCAGGCCAAATGCAAAGAAGCTCAGTGCTTTGTTCATGGACCGGGAAAAGATGGAGTGGCCAACATTCGCCAAGAAAGTGAAATCTTGTCAGCGTGGATTCATGGGTGATCCAGATGAGTTCAAACCAGGACGTGGTGAGTTCCACGAGTACCCACAGTCTTGCATATGTCAGAGACCCTTCTCTTATGACAAATCCTCAActgacgacgaagaagaagacataccAGAAGAGAACCACAACAGCACCAGCATTAGACATGAGCATTTGTCTTCACCTGACCATGAGCGTGACGAAGTTTTCCCAGACTAG
- the LOC104731923 gene encoding probable pre-mRNA-splicing factor ATP-dependent RNA helicase DEAH8, translating into MESSNDLEKKTHESAEDMNSEDQVRTSSSSDENLNKHREEEEEGFMSVEKISRLPVSIKFNIPKKISTRKRRKSEQEDDDDPKGEEKKAKLSFGDKVLSSYEIEILRNASRRGYLKDREKKMVEALRAEIEDEIMLFHGLKLTEREVIDFRFKRDLYELLKKTEYDDDVEGYRIPDAYDREGCIDQKKRFAVAEQRYSERKSGRGVTEQEAWEDHQAQKARVSFGAKDKQKVVDGYEFVFDDLTGLVEESCEAETAKHRGCSSKTVAEKAREEREFLPIHGYRDELLKLIAKNQVLVIVGETGSGKTTQIPQYLQEAGYTKRGKIGCTQPRRVAAMSVASRVAQEVGVKLGHEVGYSIRFEDCTSDKTVIKYMTDGMLLRELLTEPKLDSYSVIIIDEAHERTLSTDILFALVKDVAKVRPDLRLIISSATLEAKKFSEYFDSARIYLIPGRRYPVEKLYRRWPDADYLETVIRTVFQIHQTEPTGDVLVFLTGQEEIERAETNLKGRMMDLGTKSSEIIICPIYSNLPTELQAKVFEPAPKGSRKVVLATNIAETSLTIEGIRYVIDPGYCKINSYNPRTGMESLLVSPISKASAEQRAGRSGRTGPGKCFRLYDVKNLEPTTIPEIQRANLASVVLTLKSLGIHDVLNFDFMDPPPETALLKAFELLYALGALDGKGEITKVGERMVEFPVDPMLSKMIVGSEKYKCSKEIITIAAMLSVGNSVFYRPKNQQLLADNARMNFYVDTENVGDHIALLRVYNSWKETNYSTQWCYENFIQSKSMKRARDIRDQLLGLLNKIGIELTSNPNDFDAIKKAILAGFFPHSAKLQKNGSYRRVKEPQTVYVHPNSGLFGASPSKWLVYHELVLTTKEYMRHATEMKPEWLIEIAPHYYKLKDIEDSRPKKSQRSSERASTSKVDTNKKTRTSKKVDTNKKTQTSKKVDANKKTKR; encoded by the coding sequence ATGGAGAGCAGCAATGATCTGGAGAAGAAGACCCATGAATCCGCGGAAGATATGAATTCGGAAGATCAGGTACGaacgtcatcatcatcagatgagAATCTGAATAAACatagggaagaagaagaagaagggtttatGTCGGTGGAGAAGATCTCTCGCCTTCCTGTTTCTATAAAATTCAatatacccaaaaaaatctctacaaggaagagaagaaaatctgaacaagaagatgatgatgatcctaAAGGCGAGGAGAAGAAAGCGAAACTGAGTTTTGGGGACAAGGTTTTGAGTAGCTATGAGATTGAGATCTTGAGGAATGCCTCGAGACGAGGGTATCTCAAGgatcgagagaagaagatggtggaggCGTTAAGGGCTGAGATCGAAGACGAGATCATGTTGTTTCATGGTCTGAAGCTTACTGAGAGAGAAGTAATTGACTTTAGGTTTAAGAGAGACTTGTATGAGTTGttgaagaaaacagagtatGATGACGATGTTGAAGGGTATAGGATTCCAGATGCTTATGATCGTGAAGGGTGTATtgatcagaagaagagatttGCTGTAGCGGAGCAGCGTTATAGTGAGAGGAAGAGCGGGAGAGGTGTTACGGAGCAAGAAGCTTGGGAGGATCATCAGGCTCAGAAGGCGAGAGTGAGCTTTGGTGCAAAGGATAAGCAGAAAGTTGTTGATGGGTATGAGTTTGTGTTTGATGATTTAACAGGTTTGGTTGAGGAATCTTGTGAGGCGGAAACTGCGAAACACCGAGGTTGTAGCTCGAAGACTGTTGCGGAGAAGGCTAGGGAAGAGAGGGAGTTTCTTCCGATTCATGGGTACCGTGATGAACTGCTGAAACTCATTGCAAAAAACCAGGTTCTTGTGATTGTTGGTGAAACAGGATCGGGCAAGACTACGCAGATACCGCAGTATCTTCAAGAAGCTGGTTACACAAAGCGTGGAAAGATCGGTTGTACTCAGCCTAGGAGAGTTGCTGCTATGAGCGTTGCTTCCCGAGTGGCTCAAGAGGTTGGTGTGAAACTAGGACATGAGGTTGGGTATTCCATTAGATTCGAAGACTGTACTTCAGATAAAACAGTTATCAAGTACATGACTGATGGGATGCTGTTGCGAGAGCTGCTCACAGAACCGAAACTTGATAGCTATAGTGTCATCATAATTGATGAGGCGCACGAAAGAACGCTTTCCACTGATATTTTGTTTGCGTTAGTCAAGGATGTAGCAAAGGTTAGGCCTGACCTGAGGTTAATCATCTCAAGTGCAACGCTTGAAGCTAAAAAGTTCTCTGAATACTTTGATTCGGCTCGGATTTACCTAATCCCAGGAAGAAGATATCCAGTTGAGAAGCTATACAGAAGATGGCCTGACGCTGACTACTTGGAGACAGTAATACGTACTGTGTTTCAGATCCATCAGACTGAGCCGACTGGAGACGTTTTGGTTTTCCTCACCGGtcaagaagagattgaaagagCAGAAACAAATTTGAAGGGAAGGATGATGGATTTGGGTACAAAGAGCTCTGAGATCATTATCTGTCCTATCTACTCAAATCTCCCGACCGAACTGCAGGCAAAAGTGTTTGAACCAGCTCCTAAAGGGTCTCGGAAAGTTGTCCTGGCAACGAATATTGCTGAAACATCGTTAACCATTGAAGGGATTAGGTACGTGATTGATCCGGGATATTGTAAGATCAACTCATACAACCCGAGAACTGGAATGGAGTCACTTCTTGTAAGTCCTATTTCCAAGGCCTCTGCAGAGCAACGAGCTGGTCGGTCCGGAAGAACTGGTCCTGGGAAATGTTTCCGGCTGTACGACGTCAAGAATTTGGAGCCCACCACAATACCAGAAATCCAAAGGGCTAACCTTGCAAGTGTTGTGCTTACTTTGAAGAGTCTTGGTATTCATGATGtgttaaattttgatttcatgGATCCTCCACCAGAGACCGCTCTTTTGAAGGCTTTCGAGTTGCTCTATGCTCTGGGTGCTTTGGATGGAAAGGGTGAGATTACTAAGGTAGGAGAAAGAATGGTTGAGTTTCCAGTTGATCCGATGCTATCAAAGATGATTGTTGGTTCGGAAAAGTACAAGTGCTCGAAAGAGATAATCACGATAGCCGCCATGTTGTCTGTAGGGAACTCAGTCTTTTATCGACCAAAGAACCAGCAACTTCTCGCCGACAATGCTCGGATGAACTTCTATGTAGATACAGAGAATGTTGGCGACCACATTGCTTTGTTAAGGGTTTACAATTCCTGGAAGGAAACAAACTACTCGACTCAATGGTGCTACGAGAACTTCATTCAGAGCAAGAGTATGAAAAGAGCTAGAGATATACGTGACCAGCTACTTGGACTTCTAAACAAGATTGGAATAGAACTTACTTCCAACCCGAATGATTTTGATGCAATAAAGAAAGCCATCTTGGCCGGATTCTTCCCACATTCTGCAAAGTTACAAAAGAATGGATCGTACAGAAGAGTGAAAGAACCTCAGACAGTTTATGTACATCCTAACTCAGGCTTATTTGGGGCATCACCTAGTAAGTGGTTGGTGTATCATGAACTAGTACTTACTACCAAGGAATATATGAGGCATGCAACCGAGATGAAACCCGAGTGGCTAATTGAAATAGCTCCTCATTACTACAAGCTTAAAGACATTGAAGACAGTCGGCCAAAGAAATCACAGAGAAGCAGCGAAAGAGCCTCGACGTCGAAGGTTGATACTAACAAGAAAACCCGGACATCGAAGAAGGTTGATACTAACAAGAAAACCCAGACATCGAAGAAGGTTGATgctaacaagaaaacaaagaggtaa
- the LOC104731927 gene encoding metalloendoproteinase 1-MMP-like, whose amino-acid sequence MSPSLIYRNRVLCFVLVLFCFPQRFAARNLPEEQEPSTAKATQIIHVSNNTWHDFSRLVDVQVGSHVSGVSELKRYLHRFGYVGDGSESFSDVFDGTLESAISLYQENLGLPITGRLDTSTVTLMSLPRCGVSDTHMIINDEGFHTTAHYTYFNGKPKWNRDTLTYAISKTHKLDYLTSEDVQTVFRRAFSHWASVIPVSFEEVDDFTAADLKIGFYSGDHGDGLPFDGVLGTLAHAFAPENGRLHFDAGEIWVVDDDFKRSPDVAVDLESVATHEIGHLLGLGHSSQESAVMYPSLRPRTKRVDLTVDDVAGVLKLYGPNPKLRLDSLTQSEDSIQNASVSLRFLSGNLIGYVLLVVVFILFG is encoded by the coding sequence ATGTCTCCTAGTTTAATCTATAGAAACAgagttctctgttttgttttagtattgTTCTGTTTCCCTCAACGTTTTGCCGCCAGAAACCTACCGGAGGAACAAGAACCCTCCACCGCAAAAGCAACTCAAATAATCCACGTCAGCAACAACACGTGGCATGATTTCTCTCGTCTTGTAGATGTCCAGGTTGGTAGCCACGTCAGCGGCGTGTCCGAGCTAAAAAGGTACCTCCACCGTTTCGGTTACGTGGGTGATGGCTCCGAAAGTTTCTCCGACGTGTTCGATGGTACTCTCGAATCCGCAATCTCTCTGTACCAAGAAAATCTCGGTTTACCGATAACCGGGAGACTCGACACGAGTACCGTCACCCTCATGTCGTTACCGCGATGTGGCGTTAGCGATACGCACATGATCATCAACGACGAAGGTTTCCACACAACGGCGCATTATACGTATTTTAACGGTAAACCGAAGTGGAACCGCGACACGCTAACCTACGCTATATCGAAAACACACAAACTCGATTACTTGACGTCAGAAGACGTCCAAACCGTTTTCCGGCGAGCTTTTTCGCATTGGGCGAGCGTGATTCCGGTGAGTTTCGAGGAAGTCGATGACTTCACGGCGGCGGATTTGAAGATAGGGTTCTACTCCGGGGATCACGGTGACGGGCTTCCGTTTGACGGTGTTCTCGGGACGTTAGCACACGCATTCGCGCCGGAGAACGGGAGGCTTCACTTCGACGCGGGGGAGATATGGGTAGTCGACGATGACTTTAAACGATCTCCCGATGTGGCGGTCGACTTGGAGTCTGTGGCGACTCACGAGATTGGTCACCTGCTGGGGTTAGGACATAGCTCTCAGGAGTCGGCGGTTATGTATCCGAGTCTCCGGCCGAGGACTAAAAGAGTTGACCTTACGGTTGATGATGTGGCAGGGGTACTGAAGTTATATGGCCCGAACCCAAAATTACGGTTGGATTCACTGACACAGTCGGAAGATTCTATTCAAAACGCCTCCGTATCACTGAGATTCTTGTCGGGGAATTTGATCGGTTATGTTCTGttggttgttgtttttattCTGTTCGGATAG
- the LOC104731922 gene encoding VAN3-binding protein-like: MEHDRTLNFIAYGLQEVAEEEEIEELEGDDDESMTLSSVPENETSECSSSPVMTYPPIPHQPKTPREPMEFLCRSWSMSTSEISLALSSQKSNKHIKQNPNISKLEAAFPSPAPAPPPPPPPLQTGKVASVVNARKTGTIGKWFHHREIPGGKGSAVRKRDKARVENAHIHSAVTIASLATAIAAVTASCNHDGFTESKTMSSALASASELLASHCLELAELSGAAHDRVVSAVRSAVDVRGPGDLLTLTAAAATALRGEAALRARLPKEAKNNAAISPCERALSETHDCSSELDCASTTDEQIIAQESEESKLECDGELMQCTRNGALRWKHIKVYINKRSQVVVEIKSKHVRGAFSMKSKGIVNDVCEIVSSLQNGKETENAEEEELYFGISTGKGLTKFKCKSKADKQTWVDSIRNLLHRVTAVEVTNTSLETTSIANST, from the exons ATGGAGCATGACCGTACGTTAAACTTCATAGCATACGGACTACAAGAAgtagctgaggaagaagaaatcgaagagTTAGAAGGCGATGACGACGAGAGCATGACGTTGTCGTCGGTGCCGGAAAACGAGACGTCGGagtgttcttcttctccggtgatGACGTATCCTCCGATCCCTCATCAGCCTAAAACTCCGAGAGAGCCTATGGAGTTTCTATGCAGATCATGGAGTATGTCTACGTCAGAGATTTCTCTAGCTTTATCCTCTCAGAAATCTAATaaacatatcaaacaaaaccctaatatttCTAAGTTGGAAGCCGCCTTCCCTTCACCGGCTCcggcaccaccaccaccgcctccgCCGCTACAA ACGGGAAAGGTAGCGAGTGTGGTTAACGCGCGGAAGACGGGAACGATCGGTAAATGGTTCCACCACCGAGAAATTCCCGGCGGGAAAGGCTCCGCCGTAAGGAAGAGGGATAAAGCTCGCGTGGAGAATGCGCATATTCATTCCGCCGTGACGATTGCGTCTCTGGCGACGGCCATCGCCGCCGTGACCGCTTCGTGCAACCATGACGGTTTCACTGAATCAAAGACGATGAGTTCAGCGCTGGCCTCGGCTTCGGAGCTGTTGGCTTCTCACTGCCTCGAACTGGCGGAGCTCTCTGGTGCCGCTCACGATCGCGTCGTCTCTGCAGTCCGATCCGCCGTAGATGTTCGTGGACCTGGCGATTTGTTGACTCTAACCGCTGCAGCTGCAACTG CATTGAGAGGAGAAGCAGCTTTGAGGGCTAGGCTACCAAAGGAAGCTAAGAACAATGCAGCTATAAGCCCTTGCGAAAGAGCTTTATCAGAAACTCATGATTGTTCTTCTGAGCTCGATTGCGCTAGTACGACTGATGAACAGATAATTGCACAGGAGAGTGAAGAATCAAAACTAGAATGTGATGGAGAGCTAATGCAGTGCACACGAAACG GAGCTCTGCGGTGGAAGCATATAAAAGTGTACATCAACAAGAGATCTCAG GTTGTTGTGgaaatcaaaagcaaacacgTTCGAGGAGCGTTCTCCATGAAAAGCAAAG GTATTGTAAATGATGTATGCGAGATAGTCTCGAGCCTGCAAAAtggaaaagaaacagaaaacgcagaagaagaagagctctaTTTCGGAATCAGTACTGGGAAAGGTCTAACAAAGTTCAAGTGCAAGAGCAAGGCTGATAAGCAGACATGGGTGGATAGCATCCGGAATCTTCTCCATCGAGTCACTGCTGTTGAGGTTACCAACACATCTCTTGAAACTACAAGCATTGCCAATAGCACATAA